In Apus apus isolate bApuApu2 chromosome 5, bApuApu2.pri.cur, whole genome shotgun sequence, the following are encoded in one genomic region:
- the LOC127385563 gene encoding interferon-induced transmembrane protein 3-like has translation MNPKQTELSIPLQPLEQGATPANPGPPDYVLWSFFNVLVGYSLPFMGCCCFPALIYSIKARDCKVQGDLEGAQRHGGRAKVLNIFFTTLIAVGVVSVISIVTIALLRLRA, from the exons ATGAATCCCAAGCAGACGGAGCTGTCCATCCCGCTGCAGCCCCTCGAGCAGGGGGCGACTCCGGCCAACCCGGGGCCTCCGGACTACGTGCTCTGGTCCTTCTTCAACGTCCTGGTGGGCTACTCACTCCCCTTcatgggctgctgctgcttccccgCTCTCATCTACTCCATCAAG GCCCGTGACTGCAAGGTGCAGGGGGACCTGGAGGGCGCCCAGCGTCACGGCGGCCGCGCCAAGGTGCTGAACATCTTCTTCACCACCCTGATCGCCGTCGGCGTGGTGTCTGTCATCTCCATCGTCACCATTGCCCTCTTGCGCCTGAGGGCCTGA